One Heliomicrobium gestii DNA window includes the following coding sequences:
- a CDS encoding DUF1987 domain-containing protein, with product MEKLFIAGSKGTPEVDFDPQRHMLKLSGQSYPENAFTFYEPVLRWVDAYLDQLTAEVNVVIDFSFPYINTSSSKCVMMLLEKLDDAFKKGKRLSLNWYYDEDNDSELECAEEFKEDVSMPFQIISRERKDGPGR from the coding sequence ATGGAGAAGCTCTTCATTGCCGGATCAAAAGGAACGCCGGAGGTTGACTTCGACCCGCAGCGACATATGTTGAAGTTATCCGGCCAGTCATACCCGGAAAACGCCTTTACCTTTTACGAGCCGGTCCTGCGGTGGGTCGATGCCTACCTGGACCAACTGACGGCTGAAGTCAACGTTGTCATCGACTTCAGTTTCCCCTACATCAACACGAGCAGTTCCAAGTGTGTCATGATGCTTCTGGAGAAGTTGGATGACGCCTTTAAGAAGGGGAAACGACTGTCACTGAACTGGTACTATGATGAGGATAATGACAGCGAATTGGAATGCGCCGAGGAGTTTAAGGAAGACGTGTCGATGCCCTTTCAGATCATCTCTCGGGAGAGGAAAGACGGACCGGGACGGTAG
- a CDS encoding SiaB family protein kinase, producing MNGNRMIELQQALRSENVLISFSGRFTQGIIEELGEAVKSYLENENRPKNDIFNIFAIFIEQTQNIKNYITVKEGADVYERVANSGIIVIGKRMGGTYVSSGNLIEIADAPVLAERIDRVSALDKLELKKLYKEQMKKELPPGSLGAGLGLIDIARKTSAPLEYSIIHIDERFAFFTLTAII from the coding sequence ATGAACGGCAACCGTATGATTGAACTGCAGCAGGCGCTTCGCAGTGAAAACGTGTTGATCAGCTTTTCCGGACGTTTCACCCAGGGGATCATTGAGGAACTGGGCGAAGCGGTGAAGAGCTACCTGGAAAACGAAAACCGGCCGAAGAATGACATCTTCAATATCTTCGCCATCTTTATCGAACAAACGCAGAACATCAAAAACTACATTACCGTCAAAGAAGGCGCTGACGTCTATGAGCGAGTGGCCAATTCTGGGATCATTGTCATCGGGAAGCGAATGGGAGGCACCTATGTCAGTTCCGGCAACCTGATCGAAATCGCTGACGCGCCGGTTTTGGCGGAGCGCATCGATCGGGTGAGCGCCCTGGACAAGTTGGAACTGAAAAAACTCTACAAGGAACAGATGAAAAAGGAACTGCCGCCCGGCAGCCTCGGCGCCGGCCTCGGTCTCATCGATATCGCCCGCAAAACCAGCGCCCCCTTGGAATACTCGATCATCCACATCGATGAGCGGTTTGCTTTCTTCACATTGACAGCCATCATATAG